A window of the Halopseudomonas phragmitis genome harbors these coding sequences:
- the eno gene encoding phosphopyruvate hydratase yields MAKIIDIKGREVLDSRGNPTVEADVILEGGIVGSACAPSGASTGSREALELRDGDKGRYLGKGVLKAVANVNGPIRELLVGRDASDQRGLDMAMIELDGTENKAKLGANAILAVSLAAAKAAAQAKGMPLYAHIAELNGTPGVYSMPVPMMNIINGGEHADNNVDIQEFMVQPVGAKTFADALRMGAEIFHHLKAVLKARGLNTAVGDEGGFAPNLSSNEDALGAIAEAVANAGYKLGDDVTLALDCASSEFYKDGKYDLAGEGKVFDAAGFADYLAGLSQRYPIISIEDGMDESDWAGWKVLTDKIGEQVQLVGDDLFVTNTKILKRGIDEQIGNSILIKFNQIGSLTETLEAIQMAKAAGFTAVISHRSGETEDSTIADLAVGTAAGQIKTGSLCRSDRVSKYNQLLRIEEQLGAKAPYKGRAEFRG; encoded by the coding sequence ATGGCTAAGATCATTGACATCAAGGGTCGTGAAGTTCTCGATTCCCGTGGCAACCCGACCGTTGAAGCCGACGTGATTCTCGAAGGCGGCATTGTGGGCAGCGCCTGTGCGCCGTCTGGAGCCTCCACCGGTTCGCGTGAAGCACTGGAACTGCGTGATGGCGACAAGGGTCGTTATCTGGGCAAGGGGGTGCTCAAGGCTGTGGCCAACGTCAATGGCCCGATCCGTGAGCTGTTGGTGGGGCGTGATGCCAGTGATCAGCGCGGCCTGGATATGGCCATGATCGAGCTGGACGGCACCGAAAACAAGGCCAAGCTGGGTGCCAACGCGATCCTTGCAGTCTCTCTGGCTGCGGCCAAGGCTGCGGCTCAGGCCAAGGGCATGCCGCTGTACGCCCACATTGCCGAGCTGAACGGCACGCCGGGTGTCTACTCCATGCCGGTACCGATGATGAACATCATCAACGGTGGTGAGCATGCCGACAACAACGTCGACATTCAGGAGTTCATGGTCCAGCCAGTAGGCGCCAAGACCTTCGCTGATGCCCTGCGTATGGGCGCCGAGATTTTCCATCACCTCAAGGCCGTACTCAAGGCCCGTGGTCTGAACACTGCGGTTGGCGACGAAGGCGGCTTCGCCCCCAACCTGAGCTCCAACGAGGATGCCCTGGGCGCCATCGCCGAAGCCGTGGCCAACGCCGGTTACAAGCTGGGTGACGATGTGACCCTGGCGCTGGACTGCGCTTCCAGCGAATTCTACAAAGATGGCAAGTACGATCTGGCTGGCGAAGGCAAGGTGTTTGATGCTGCCGGCTTCGCCGACTATCTGGCGGGTCTGAGTCAGCGTTACCCGATCATCTCCATCGAAGATGGTATGGACGAGTCCGACTGGGCCGGCTGGAAGGTGCTGACCGACAAGATCGGTGAGCAAGTCCAACTGGTGGGTGATGACCTGTTCGTAACCAACACCAAGATCCTCAAGCGCGGCATCGACGAGCAGATCGGCAACTCGATCCTGATCAAGTTCAACCAGATCGGCTCGCTGACCGAAACCCTGGAAGCCATCCAGATGGCCAAGGCTGCCGGCTTTACCGCAGTGATCTCGCACCGCTCGGGCGAGACCGAAGACAGCACCATCGCCGACCTGGCCGTAGGCACCGCCGCAGGTCAAATCAAGACCGGCTCGCTGTGCCGCTCGGATCGCGTGTCCAAGTACAACCAGTTGCTGCGCATCGAAGAGCAACTGGGTGCCAAGGCGCCGTACAAGGGCCGTGCCGAGTTCCGTGGCTAA
- the ftsB gene encoding cell division protein FtsB, protein MKWLWLITLTLLAGLQYRLWVGDGSFAHVAQLKQQIAAQQRENEQLQERNRVLTAEVIELKQGLETIEERARHELGMVKEGEILFQLSSE, encoded by the coding sequence ATGAAATGGCTCTGGCTTATCACTCTGACACTGCTGGCCGGTCTGCAATACCGGTTGTGGGTGGGTGACGGCAGCTTTGCCCATGTCGCCCAGCTCAAGCAGCAGATCGCCGCGCAGCAACGCGAGAACGAGCAGTTGCAGGAGCGTAATCGGGTGCTGACCGCTGAGGTCATTGAGCTCAAACAGGGCCTGGAAACCATCGAGGAACGTGCCCGTCACGAACTCGGCATGGTCAAGGAAGGCGAAATCCTGTTTCAACTGAGCAGCGAATGA
- the kdsA gene encoding 3-deoxy-8-phosphooctulonate synthase: MSQKTVTVGDIQIANDKPFVLFGGMNVLESRDLAMQICETYVEVTGKLGIPYVFKASFDKANRSSINSFRGPGMEEGLKIFEEIKQTFKVPVITDVHEPYQAAPVAEVCDIIQLPAFLSRQTDLVVAMAKTNAVINIKKAQFLAPQEMKHILSKCEEAGNERLILCERGSSFGYNNLVVDMLGFGIMKQFEYPVFFDVTHALQMPGGRSDSAGGRRAQVTDLAKAGMSQGLAGLFLEAHPDPDNAKCDGPCALRLNKLEPFLSQLKALDELVKSFPVLETA; the protein is encoded by the coding sequence ATGTCGCAGAAAACCGTGACCGTTGGCGATATCCAGATCGCCAACGACAAGCCCTTCGTGCTGTTTGGTGGCATGAACGTTCTGGAATCCCGCGACCTGGCCATGCAGATCTGCGAAACCTATGTCGAGGTGACCGGCAAGCTGGGGATTCCCTACGTGTTCAAGGCCAGTTTCGATAAGGCCAACCGTTCGTCGATCAACTCCTTCCGTGGTCCGGGCATGGAGGAAGGGCTGAAGATCTTCGAAGAGATCAAGCAGACCTTCAAGGTGCCGGTCATTACCGATGTGCACGAACCCTATCAGGCGGCGCCGGTAGCCGAGGTCTGCGACATCATTCAACTACCGGCCTTCCTGTCACGCCAGACCGACCTGGTAGTGGCGATGGCGAAAACCAATGCGGTGATCAACATCAAGAAGGCCCAGTTCCTCGCGCCGCAGGAAATGAAGCATATCCTCAGCAAGTGCGAGGAAGCCGGCAATGAGCGGTTGATCCTGTGCGAACGCGGCTCCAGCTTTGGCTACAACAATCTGGTCGTCGACATGCTTGGCTTCGGCATCATGAAGCAGTTCGAGTACCCGGTGTTCTTCGATGTCACCCATGCCTTGCAGATGCCGGGCGGGCGTAGCGATTCGGCCGGTGGCCGTCGGGCCCAGGTCACCGATCTGGCCAAGGCCGGCATGAGCCAGGGCTTGGCTGGGCTGTTCCTGGAAGCCCACCCGGATCCGGACAATGCCAAGTGCGACGGTCCCTGTGCTTTGCGTCTGAACAAGCTGGAGCCTTTCCTGTCCCAGCTCAAGGCGCTGGATGAACTGGTCAAGAGTTTCCCCGTGCTGGAAACCGCCTGA
- the ispD gene encoding 2-C-methyl-D-erythritol 4-phosphate cytidylyltransferase, which produces MSQHYWVVIPAAGVGTRMQADRPKQYLPLRGRTLIEHTLDCFLGQPELLGLVVCLSADDDWWPQLACALDTRISRAAGGRERADSVLSGLKRLSELGADEQDWVLVHDAARPNLAETDLHKLVRELADDPVGGLLAVPVRDTLKLAGPDGRVQSTPDRALYWQAYTPQMFRLGALRKALAAALAAGVAITDESSAMEWAGHSPRLIEGRADNIKITRPEDLHWLG; this is translated from the coding sequence ATGAGTCAGCACTACTGGGTGGTGATTCCGGCTGCTGGTGTCGGCACCCGCATGCAGGCCGATCGGCCCAAGCAGTATCTGCCTCTCAGGGGCCGTACCCTGATCGAACATACCCTTGACTGTTTTCTTGGCCAGCCTGAGCTTTTGGGGCTGGTGGTCTGCCTGTCGGCTGATGATGACTGGTGGCCGCAACTGGCCTGTGCGCTGGATACCCGCATCAGTCGTGCTGCGGGCGGGCGGGAGCGGGCCGACTCGGTGCTGTCCGGTCTAAAACGGCTCAGTGAACTGGGTGCTGATGAACAGGACTGGGTGCTGGTCCATGATGCGGCCCGTCCCAACCTGGCTGAAACCGATCTGCACAAGCTGGTGCGCGAGCTGGCTGATGACCCGGTTGGTGGGCTGCTGGCAGTGCCAGTGCGCGATACTCTGAAGCTGGCCGGCCCGGACGGGCGGGTACAGTCAACCCCGGATCGTGCGTTGTACTGGCAAGCCTATACGCCGCAGATGTTTCGTCTTGGTGCCTTGCGCAAGGCATTGGCGGCGGCCTTGGCCGCTGGTGTGGCGATTACCGATGAGTCCTCGGCGATGGAATGGGCCGGCCACTCCCCCAGGCTGATCGAGGGGCGGGCCGACAATATCAAGATAACCCGGCCAGAAGATCTGCACTGGCTGGGCTGA
- a CDS encoding CTP synthase, with product MTRYIFVTGGVVSSLGKGIASASLAAILEARGLKVTMLKLDPYINVDPGTMSPFQHGEVFVTHDGAETDLDLGHYERFVRTTMTQNNNFTTGRVYADVLRKERRGDYLGATIQVIPHITDEIKSRIIKGAAGADVALVEIGGTVGDIESQPFLEAIRQLRVEVGAKRAMLMHLTLVPYIATAGETKTKPTQHSVKELRSIGLQPDVLICRSDHPIDLSSRRKIALFTNVEERAVIALEDVDTIYRIPSVLHAQGLDDFVVERFGLECGGADLSEWERVVDAKLNPEHEVTIAMVGKYMELLDAYKSLIEALSHAGIQSRTKVNVRYIDSEDIETKGTTLLEGVDAILVPGGFGLRGVEGKIKTVQYARENKIPYLGICLGMQVAVIEYARNVLGWQDANSTEFDKTSAHPVVGLITEWQTASGEKQQRSEESDLGGTMRLGGQECALVPGSLAYDCYGKDVIVERHRHRYEVNNNLLPELEAGGLKITGRSVDGALVEMVEAPNHPWFVACQFHPEFTSTPRYGHPLFSGFVNAALNQHSAKA from the coding sequence AGGGCATCGCCTCGGCATCCCTGGCGGCAATTCTCGAAGCGCGTGGCCTCAAGGTCACCATGCTCAAGCTGGATCCCTATATCAACGTTGATCCCGGCACCATGAGCCCGTTCCAGCATGGCGAAGTATTCGTCACCCATGACGGCGCCGAGACCGACCTTGACCTGGGGCACTACGAGCGCTTCGTGCGCACCACCATGACCCAGAACAACAACTTCACCACTGGCCGGGTATATGCCGACGTGCTGCGCAAGGAGCGACGCGGCGATTATCTGGGCGCCACCATTCAGGTGATTCCGCATATCACCGACGAGATCAAGAGCCGGATCATCAAGGGTGCCGCTGGTGCCGATGTGGCGCTGGTCGAAATCGGTGGCACGGTCGGCGACATCGAGTCGCAGCCGTTCCTTGAAGCGATCCGTCAGTTGCGGGTTGAAGTTGGCGCCAAGCGCGCGATGCTGATGCACCTGACCCTGGTGCCCTATATCGCCACCGCCGGCGAGACCAAGACCAAGCCGACCCAGCACTCGGTCAAGGAACTGCGTTCGATCGGTCTGCAGCCTGATGTGCTGATCTGCCGCTCCGACCACCCGATCGATCTGTCGTCGCGGCGCAAGATCGCTCTGTTTACCAACGTTGAAGAACGCGCAGTCATCGCGCTGGAAGATGTCGATACCATCTACCGGATTCCCTCGGTGTTACATGCACAGGGCCTGGACGATTTCGTGGTCGAGCGCTTCGGTCTGGAGTGTGGTGGCGCGGACCTGTCCGAATGGGAACGGGTGGTTGATGCCAAGCTCAATCCTGAGCACGAAGTCACCATCGCCATGGTCGGCAAGTACATGGAGCTGCTGGATGCCTACAAATCGCTGATCGAGGCGCTCAGCCATGCCGGCATTCAGAGCCGGACCAAGGTCAATGTGCGTTATATCGACTCCGAAGACATCGAAACCAAGGGTACAACCCTGCTGGAAGGGGTCGATGCCATCCTGGTGCCGGGCGGCTTTGGGCTGCGCGGCGTGGAAGGCAAGATCAAGACCGTACAGTATGCCCGCGAGAACAAGATCCCTTACCTGGGGATCTGTCTGGGCATGCAGGTGGCGGTGATCGAATACGCCCGTAACGTACTGGGCTGGCAGGATGCAAACTCTACTGAGTTCGACAAGACTTCTGCCCATCCGGTAGTAGGTCTGATCACCGAGTGGCAGACCGCCAGCGGCGAGAAGCAGCAGCGCAGCGAGGAGTCCGATCTGGGTGGCACCATGCGCCTTGGCGGCCAGGAGTGTGCTTTGGTGCCGGGCTCGCTGGCCTATGACTGCTACGGCAAGGACGTGATTGTCGAGCGTCATCGCCATCGTTACGAGGTCAACAACAACCTGTTGCCTGAACTCGAGGCGGGTGGTTTGAAGATTACCGGTCGTTCGGTCGATGGCGCACTGGTTGAAATGGTTGAAGCTCCGAATCATCCCTGGTTCGTTGCCTGCCAGTTCCACCCTGAATTCACTTCGACGCCGCGTTATGGCCATCCGCTGTTCAGTGGTTTTGTCAATGCAGCGCTGAACCAACATTCGGCCAAGGCCTGA